Proteins from a single region of Candidatus Methylacidiphilales bacterium:
- a CDS encoding exopolysaccharide biosynthesis polyprenyl glycosylphosphotransferase: MNRTNRNEFARDAYLGIVVLADALVFFVSLMAAFWCRFRLPLDTVLYTAPLTLGEFSGHFILGTVVFHGIAVWLGIYKKPNLLRFQRPFLHYLQICALWAGLYLLLTLLIRFEPEVSRLYVIFAFLISFPALCVERRLLEVLFGREFIARKLRQRIIIVGWTDESGKLAESISGSANHPYEIMGCVPLPKIGLRQKPPSGIQVLGTYESIPDILKATAPDIVVLADVDLATADVAALAENCYRELVQFKVVPSFFQILISNLKLETIGAMPVLGVEDPPILYLHNRVMKRAVDIVGAIAGLLIGLPVVAAFALLIQLESPGPVFYGQKRIGRMGRIFQIWKLRSMRPDAEKAGAGWTVKQDPRVLKIGMFMRRWNIDEIPQFWNVLMGQMSLVGPRPERPEFIEKFKEEIRYYNLRHGIMPGMTGWAQIHGWRGDTDIDQRIRFDLHYAENWSPWLDFYIIFFTLFSYRNAH; the protein is encoded by the coding sequence ATGAACAGGACAAATCGCAATGAATTTGCGCGGGACGCCTACCTCGGCATTGTTGTGCTGGCGGACGCCCTGGTGTTTTTTGTTTCCCTGATGGCCGCATTTTGGTGCCGCTTCAGGCTGCCACTGGATACGGTCCTTTATACAGCCCCGTTGACCCTTGGAGAATTTTCGGGCCACTTTATCCTCGGCACCGTGGTGTTTCATGGAATCGCCGTCTGGCTCGGGATTTATAAAAAACCCAACTTGCTCAGATTTCAGCGTCCGTTTTTGCATTACCTGCAGATTTGCGCGCTTTGGGCCGGACTGTACCTGTTGTTGACCTTGCTGATCCGCTTTGAACCGGAGGTTTCCCGTCTCTATGTAATTTTCGCATTTCTTATTTCCTTTCCCGCACTTTGCGTGGAAAGGCGCCTGCTGGAGGTGTTGTTCGGGCGCGAATTTATCGCCCGCAAACTGCGCCAGAGAATTATTATTGTCGGTTGGACGGATGAAAGCGGAAAGCTGGCGGAATCCATTTCCGGAAGCGCGAATCATCCCTATGAAATCATGGGTTGTGTACCGCTGCCAAAGATTGGATTGAGGCAGAAACCTCCGTCCGGGATTCAAGTCCTGGGGACTTACGAATCGATCCCCGATATCCTGAAAGCCACGGCCCCGGATATTGTTGTATTGGCGGATGTTGACCTGGCGACGGCGGATGTGGCTGCCCTGGCCGAAAATTGTTACAGGGAACTTGTCCAGTTCAAGGTGGTGCCTTCATTTTTTCAGATTTTGATTTCAAATCTGAAACTGGAAACCATCGGAGCCATGCCGGTTCTCGGGGTGGAGGATCCGCCAATACTTTATTTGCATAACCGGGTGATGAAGCGGGCGGTTGATATTGTCGGCGCCATTGCCGGACTGTTGATCGGGCTTCCAGTCGTGGCGGCTTTTGCCCTGCTGATCCAATTGGAATCGCCGGGGCCTGTCTTTTATGGGCAGAAGCGCATCGGGCGCATGGGCCGGATTTTCCAGATCTGGAAATTGCGCAGCATGCGGCCGGATGCGGAGAAAGCCGGTGCAGGTTGGACCGTGAAACAGGATCCTCGTGTTTTAAAAATCGGGATGTTCATGCGGCGTTGGAATATTGATGAAATTCCGCAATTCTGGAATGTGTTGATGGGGCAGATGAGCCTGGTGGGGCCCCGGCCCGAACGGCCGGAATTCATTGAAAAATTCAAGGAGGAAATCCGCTACTACAACCTGCGGCACGGCATCATGCCGGGCATGACCGGCTGGGCCCAGATTCATGGCTGGCGCGGTGACACGGACATCGATCAGCGCATTCGTTTCGATCTTCACTACGCGGAAAATTGGTCGCCGTGGCTGGATTTTTACATCATATTTTTTACACTTTTCAGTTATCGTAATGCGCATTGA
- a CDS encoding glycosyltransferase family 4 protein has product MTPSSTPLRILQVAEPAQDGVFRHVKDLCHHLLQSGHRVDLAYSNRRSCSLLEPLLNTIRTAGGYVVNLAVANNPESGDLRALYRLHEAVCRCHPDLIHAHSFKAGFLVRAYGKFQREIPILYTPHAYYGMRTEAGISNLIANTLERFLGNIGTTLNVSEDEARFARETLGLDARGQQVISLGVDSHHFCTPTPLEKEEARRQCGFRTDDVILGTIGRLVPQKDPETLYRAFARVSGSNPKLMLLHLGQGGLEKRLDQLAQRLGISERIRRTAYLADPRVFYHALDAFILTSRYEGLPCTVLEALSCNLPLILSQTSGTGDILALPLSHLWTARPGDDPAFSGAIEAWFEDRARLRPCSHREHVLAQFGFETAFQRLVNAYQCALR; this is encoded by the coding sequence ATGACTCCTTCTTCCACCCCATTGAGGATTTTGCAGGTTGCCGAACCGGCGCAAGATGGTGTGTTCCGCCATGTGAAGGATCTCTGCCATCATCTACTGCAATCAGGCCACAGGGTCGATCTGGCTTATTCCAACCGCCGCAGTTGCAGCCTGCTTGAACCCCTCCTCAATACAATCCGAACCGCGGGCGGATATGTTGTCAACCTGGCCGTTGCCAACAATCCGGAATCCGGCGATCTACGGGCCCTATATCGCCTTCATGAGGCCGTCTGCCGATGCCACCCCGATCTTATTCACGCTCACAGTTTCAAAGCCGGTTTTCTGGTCCGAGCCTATGGAAAATTCCAGCGCGAAATCCCCATTCTCTACACCCCTCATGCGTATTACGGCATGCGCACAGAGGCTGGAATTTCCAACCTGATTGCAAATACCCTGGAGCGCTTTTTAGGAAACATCGGCACAACCCTGAATGTCTCCGAAGACGAAGCCCGTTTTGCCCGGGAAACCCTCGGCCTGGACGCCCGCGGCCAACAAGTCATTTCCCTGGGCGTTGATTCCCATCACTTTTGTACGCCTACACCGTTGGAAAAAGAGGAAGCAAGGCGCCAATGCGGATTTCGTACGGACGACGTGATTTTGGGAACGATAGGGCGGCTGGTTCCGCAAAAAGACCCTGAAACCCTCTACCGGGCGTTTGCCCGGGTTTCAGGCTCAAACCCCAAATTGATGCTGCTGCATTTGGGGCAGGGCGGATTGGAAAAGCGCCTTGATCAACTGGCGCAGCGGCTGGGCATCTCCGAACGGATCCGCCGCACCGCTTACCTGGCCGATCCGCGCGTCTTTTACCACGCTTTGGACGCATTTATACTGACATCCCGCTATGAGGGGCTTCCCTGTACCGTCCTAGAAGCCCTGTCCTGCAACCTCCCCTTGATCCTGAGCCAGACAAGCGGGACCGGCGACATTCTCGCATTGCCGCTCAGCCATCTTTGGACAGCACGCCCGGGAGACGACCCTGCATTTTCGGGGGCCATTGAAGCGTGGTTTGAAGACAGGGCTCGCCTGCGCCCCTGCAGCCACAGGGAACACGTCCTCGCACAGTTCGGCTTTGAAACAGCATTTCAAAGGCTGGTGAATGCCTATCAATGCGCATTACGATAA
- a CDS encoding glycosyltransferase family 4 protein, translating to MKPAQVLILNDYAHINGGASAVALHSAVALARRGIHVVFFAAAGPVSDILSSEPNIEVHCLNQCDILHEPNRFRAMFRGIYNRQALKQLDALLQQLTPQESVIHVHSWTKALSPAVLGLAGRSSHPMVVTLHDYFISCPNGGFFIYPREKACHLDPLSPSCLACNCDRRNILHKQWRVLRTVFQNKIWQCPQHADHFIFVSAFMKERLQSRLPPHIPQTIIEAPIQVPQRPRVEVSKNKNLVFCGRLVPEKGPHLLAEAASGKNWPVVYIGDGEMRPRLEQYGRNIRITGWLNAEQMDLELRQARALVFPSQWPEPFGITVFEAAAHGVPVVVSRHTAPADLLHDGIQALHFETSSIPSLQTQLEKLESDERVDSLGRQAYDWFWKQPFGPDQHLDRLLDVYRAALDVSP from the coding sequence ATGAAACCCGCCCAAGTACTGATCCTAAACGACTATGCGCACATCAATGGCGGGGCATCCGCTGTCGCACTTCACAGTGCGGTGGCGCTGGCCCGGCGCGGAATTCACGTGGTGTTTTTTGCCGCCGCCGGACCCGTCAGCGACATCCTGTCTTCCGAACCCAATATCGAGGTGCATTGCCTGAACCAATGCGATATTTTACACGAACCCAACCGGTTCCGGGCCATGTTTCGCGGCATCTACAATCGCCAGGCGCTCAAGCAACTGGATGCTTTGCTGCAACAACTCACCCCACAAGAAAGCGTCATACACGTCCACTCATGGACCAAGGCCCTCTCGCCCGCCGTGCTTGGACTGGCAGGCCGCTCATCCCATCCCATGGTCGTTACCCTGCACGACTACTTTATCAGCTGCCCCAACGGCGGATTTTTTATTTATCCGCGGGAAAAAGCCTGCCACCTCGATCCCCTCTCACCTTCCTGCCTGGCATGCAACTGTGACCGGCGCAATATTCTTCACAAGCAATGGCGGGTACTGAGAACCGTCTTTCAAAATAAAATCTGGCAATGCCCCCAACACGCGGATCATTTTATTTTTGTATCCGCATTCATGAAGGAGCGCCTGCAAAGCCGCCTGCCCCCGCACATACCGCAAACAATTATAGAGGCCCCGATCCAGGTCCCGCAACGCCCGCGGGTGGAAGTGTCGAAAAACAAAAACCTGGTATTTTGCGGGCGGCTGGTTCCGGAAAAGGGGCCCCACCTGCTGGCCGAAGCCGCAAGCGGGAAAAACTGGCCTGTTGTTTACATCGGCGACGGGGAAATGCGCCCCCGCCTTGAGCAATACGGGCGAAACATCCGCATTACCGGATGGCTCAATGCCGAACAAATGGATTTGGAATTGCGCCAGGCCCGCGCCCTGGTGTTTCCCTCACAATGGCCCGAGCCGTTTGGCATTACAGTTTTCGAAGCCGCTGCCCACGGAGTCCCGGTGGTGGTCTCGCGGCACACTGCGCCGGCGGATTTGTTGCACGATGGCATCCAGGCCCTTCATTTTGAAACAAGCAGCATTCCCAGCCTGCAGACGCAGCTGGAAAAATTGGAATCGGATGAACGGGTGGACAGTCTTGGCAGGCAGGCTTACGACTGGTTTTGGAAGCAGCCCTTTGGCCCTGACCAGCATCTGGATCGGCTTTTGGATGTTTACCGCGCCGCTCTGGATGTATCGCCATGA